In Bacteroidales bacterium, a single genomic region encodes these proteins:
- a CDS encoding DUF4361 domain-containing protein, which translates to MKYIHILIFMCLLSGITACNEDKVFENEQYKTVFALVSNDDYNIFQVVHDLDQPESVGYVSASCGGTKSSEKDIEISLVQDMEAFDDYNTSNYDVDVSSYARLLPENRYDIDSYNLTIPAGERNGRMTIRIRPDGLSPDSIYFIPVKIDTYSAYEVNPDKSNVLYRVLIKNQYATQESPTNYTMRAYRGTMQIPGQKTMHPISRNKVRIMADNITFQADIDDINTNGIILEITEENKVLISPVKDLNVTQVDGDPDFPNIFRIENTGYKKYKTFLLRYNYVDKNGVTQQMKEELRLEFTE; encoded by the coding sequence ATGAAATATATACATATTTTGATATTCATGTGTCTTCTGTCGGGAATAACGGCCTGTAATGAAGATAAAGTTTTTGAGAACGAACAATACAAGACGGTTTTTGCTCTTGTCAGCAATGATGATTATAACATATTTCAGGTAGTCCATGATCTGGATCAACCGGAATCCGTTGGATATGTTTCTGCTTCATGCGGAGGGACCAAATCATCGGAAAAAGATATTGAGATTTCCCTGGTACAGGATATGGAGGCGTTCGATGATTACAACACATCCAATTACGATGTGGATGTATCCAGTTATGCCAGACTGTTGCCTGAGAATAGATACGATATAGATTCCTATAACCTGACTATTCCGGCCGGCGAAAGGAACGGCAGGATGACCATCCGGATAAGGCCGGATGGCTTGTCCCCCGATTCTATCTACTTTATTCCGGTCAAGATCGATACCTATTCTGCTTACGAAGTGAATCCGGATAAAAGCAATGTTCTGTACCGTGTGTTGATTAAAAATCAATATGCTACACAGGAATCCCCCACAAATTACACAATGCGGGCTTACCGTGGTACGATGCAGATCCCGGGTCAGAAAACGATGCATCCCATTAGTCGGAATAAAGTGAGGATCATGGCTGATAATATCACTTTTCAGGCAGATATTGATGATATCAATACGAATGGTATTATTCTGGAGATAACAGAAGAAAATAAGGTGCTTATATCCCCTGTTAAGGATCTGAATGTAACACAGGTTGATGGAGATCCGGACTTTCCGAATATCTTTAGAATAGAAAACACCGGTTATAAAAAGTACAAAACTTTTTTGTTGCGGTATAATTATGTGGATAAAAACGGAGTTACCCAACAGATGAAAGAAGAATTGAGACTTGAATTTACCGAATAA